ACCCCGGCGACGCAGTTCTTCCAGGTTCGTTCTGACCTTTCTGATATAGGCATCCCTGCGATGGGGCGTTCTGGAATGATACGTGCCTATGGCCAGCCAGAGATCGCCGGTCCGTTCATACTCCTTGCGAAGCAGCCATGCCGCGGCATAGGCGTTGACGCAGCCGTCCCGAAGCAGGGTTTCCGGGGCTATGCCCATGGCGGCCAGTTCATTGACGTGAACGGTATTGATTTGAAAACAGCCCAGGTCCCAGGTGCCGTTGGTGTTGCTCAGAGCTTCGCCCATGCTTCCCCCCTCCGTGGCGAGCAGACCGAAAAGCGCGGCCGGAGGCATCCCGCTTGCACGGGCGGCATCCAGAACACAGCCCGTGGTCAGAGGGCGTGTCATCGGAACGACGACTTTGGCTCGTTCGGCGGAGAAGGCCATGCCGGGAGACAGACAAAGGATGCTCAGAAACAGGCAGAGCGCTCTCATTTCAATTTCTCCTTGAGCTTCACCACATAGTCTCCGCCCGTGCCGTACACCTTGAACGGATTGTTGCCGCCGATGCCGTTTATGGAGTTGAGGACCTGATTGTGAGCATCGTTGATTTTCTGCTGAATGAGGGAGTCAACCTGATGGCACATTCCCGCGACGATCTGGTCCATGCCCGGCAACGTCACGCCAAGGCTGAAAGCGTCTCCGAGGGCATTGATGGAGCCGAGACAGCCGGACAGCGCATCCCGTTCGGATTCAGGGTCGGGAATCATGGTGTTGTGCGTGTCGGATACCCGTCCGTTGCGCTGCTGCATGGCCGAGCCGACGGCATCCCGCATATCCTGACAGGAAGCCGCAAAACAGGGAAAAGCCTGTGCCAGACAAAGGATAAGGAGAAGCGCAGTCCTCATTGTTCCTTCCTCCCTTTCCGGCCTTCAAAAACGGGGGCCCCGTTTTCTCCGACCGGATATATCTGCTTGCAGCGGGGATAATCGGAACAGCCGTAGAACTTGCCTTTGGCGCTGCTGCGCAGGACGAGAGGCTTGCCGCAGGCTTTGCAGGCGTGTTCCGAAAGCGTAGGTTTCGGTCTGGGACTTCCCGGTTTGCCGTTGTCATCGGGAAGTATGGTCTTGCAGTCGGGATAGGCGGAGCAGCTCCAGAACCATGAGTCGTCCTTTTTTCTTTTACGGCGCTGAAGAGCGGCCCCGCAGTCGGGGCAGACATGGGCGGGGCTGGCTTTGCGTTCCAGAATCGGAGCCAGCAGCGTCGGCAGAAGACGTTTTTGTTCCGAGAGAAAGGCGTCCAGACTGCCCTTGCCCTGGGCGATGGCTTCAAGCTGGTCTTCCCATGCGGCGGTGGTGATGGGGTCTTTCAGAGCGGGCGGCGTCAGGTCGATGATTTCCTGCCCCAGCGGCGTGGATACGATGGATTTTTTCTCGGCGACGAGATAGCCGCGTTCTTTCAGCGTCTCAATGATATTGGCGCGGGTGGCTTCGGTTCCGAGGCCCTTGCTTTCCTTGAGCGTGGCTTTCGCCTGACCGTCCTTGACCAGAAGATGGACGTGGGCCATGGCGTCAATCAGGCTCCCCTCGCTGAATCGTGAGGGAGGAGAAGTCTTTTTCCGCACGCTTTCCGCGTTACGGCAGCGCACGGCGTCGCCCTGTTCCATGAGCGGCAGAAGTTCCTGCTCCTGTTCATCGGAATCATCGTCATCCCTGGAAAGCGCCGTCCATCCGGCCTCCAGCAGTCGCCGCCCTGAGGCTTCCCATCGGGTATCTCCGAGAGCAACGGCGATTTTCTGGGCTTCATAGCGCATGGGCGGATGAAATTGCAGACAGTAGGCCGTGGCGATCAGCAGAAAAAGGGCGCGTTCTTCCCCGGCAAGGCTTTCCGCAGGTTCCCCGGTGGGAATGATGGCGTGGTGGGCGGTAATCTTTTTCGTGTTCCAGACCGTGCTTTTCAGGCGGGAATCCGCCTTGCCCGCAAGCTGCTCCAGGCCGGAGACTCCGGCAAGGCGGCTTAGAATGGATGCGGCTTCGCCATGCTGCTCTTCCGGCAGATAGCGGCAGTCTGTCCTGGGGTAGGTGGTGAGTTTCTTTTCATAAAGGCTCTGGGCGACATCCAGGACGCGCTTGGCCGACATGCCGAGTCTGGCGGAAGCGGATTTTTGCAGGGAAGAGAGGCAATGAGGCAAGGGGGCGGGTCTGGTTTTCTTTTCCCGCAGAGATTCCAGAACCGTTCCTTCCTTGCCGTTGACCGATTCCAGAACGGCGGCAACTTGAGCAAGGTCCACAAGACGCCCGGAGCTGTCCAGTCCGTCCTGCGAGTCGGAAGGCACGAAGGTGACGGAACATTCTCCGTGGGGGTGGATAATGCTTGCCCGCAGCACAAAATAATCCGAGGGCTTGAAATGGGCAATCTCCCTGTCGCGGGCCACAACCAGCGCCAGCGTGGGCGTCTGGACTCTGCCGAGGGAAAGCACTTCCGTGCGTCCGTTTTCTCTGCCTGTGATGGTCAGGGCGCGGGTGGCGTTTATGCCGACCAGCCAGTCGGCCATCATTCTGGCGCGGGCGGCGTCCCGCAAAGGCGCATTGGCGGCGTTGTCCGTGATGTTGCCGAGAGCGATGCTGACGGAGCGGTCATCCAGGGAAGGAAGCCAGATACGGAAGACAGGGCCGCGATAGCGGAAATGTTCCAGCACTTCATCAACAAGAAGCTGGCCTTCCCGGTCAGGGTCGCCCGCATGGACGACGGAGGCGGCGTCGCGCAGCAGTTTGCCGATGGTGTCGAGCTGTGCTTTCGACGTGCGCTTGACCACATATTTCCATGAGGAAGGAATGATGGGCAGATGTTCGCGCCGCCATTGGGCATATTCCGGGCAGTAGGCTTCAGGATAGGCGGGTTCAAGAAGGTGGCCGAAGCACCAGGTGACGATGTTGTCTCCGCACCGGATACAGCCCTGTTCCGTGCGTCCCCCGCCAAGTCCTCTGGCAATGGCTTTTCCAAGATTCGGTTTTTCAGCGATGAAAAGTCTCATGCGTTATATCCTCATGCGCTGCGCCGAGGCAGCCTGCTGTTCCAGTAAGGGTGCGTTATGTTCCAGAGCGCCCGGAGCTGGGCGGAGTTTGTCGTCCATTTCCATGTGGAGAACGTGGGCCATCTTGTCGAAAAGCGCGGCAAGCTCCATCACGGAGTCGGGGTCCTGCTTGAGGGCCAGATTGAGGAAGTCCGGGTTCTGGAGGATAAGGCGCGTTTTTGTGACCGGGTTGTCCGTATTCTTGAAGGCAACGGCTGCCTCGGTGAAAGACAGCGGTTCGGAGAAGGCGCTGTTTCGGGAAAGGCGCTCGAAGACCTGCGAGCCGGAAGACTCTTCGGCATGGAAGGAAACGCCGCAGGCCGCGTCGCGCTGCTTCTGAAGTTCCACCAGTTCCGGCCATGCTTCCCGTCTGGGAAACCACCTTGCCGCAGGCTGTTCATCGGATTCAAACTGATGCAGCACCGTCAGTATCTTTGCCGCTTCCGAAGCTGCCTGAAACACGGCTTTGACATCGCCGCCGGAAAATTTCTGATTCCAGTTGGCGATATAGGCGGCGGAATTCGTTTCCGGCATGGGCAGCGCAAGATGCGCGCCGGCCAGCATGGAAAACATTTCCGCGCGCATTTCTTCAAAGGCGTAGCTCTTTATGGTCTGCGCATTTTTCAGCTGACGGTTTTCCCGCGTTTCGTGCCCGGTGGCATGGAAGAACTCGTGCAGTTTGGCGGCGTAATATTCATCCGTACCGCTGAACCGTTCGGGATACGGCAGGGCCACCTCGTTTTTTTCCATGTTGAAGCAGGGATCGCCGCCGTAGTGCCTGACGTGAACGCCGGAGCTGGCGATGAAGCGTTCCACCATCTCATGCCGTTCAATCTGCGTCATGGCATGGGCGGGACGTTCCTTGGCGGGGAATCCCTCAATCTGGGCAGCATTGAAGACCGTGAAAGGATAGAAAAGCGTTTTGCGCTGAACGTCGGGAACGTCCTGCCCCCGGTCCTTCATTTCCTCGATGCGCCGGAGTTCTTCCCTGGTCAGGAATTTCCAGGCTCCGTTTTCTTCCACAATGTAGGCGACTTCCTCCGGCCGCAGCACCTTGACGCCCCGTTCGCCCTTGCGGATGTTCATTTGCAGTTCGGGGTGGGCGTTCTGAAAGCTCTGAAGCTGGTTGAAGGTCATCCACCGGTCATCGGCGTATCCCCTGACAATGGTTGTCAGCAGCAGCCGAACAAGGTTCGCCCCGCTGTACTCTCTGCCGGTCACGGGACAGAACGGCATTCCCACAGGAGTGTCGGAGGTCCAGCCCCGTTGCCAGTCCCCGGCTTTTTCCGCCAGGGAAAGCATGGTTTCAGCGATGCCGTTGACGAACTCTTCCTGGACTTCGCGGCTTATCTGAAAGCGGTTTTTTCTTTCGCGCGGCTGCTCACTCATGCGTTTTCCTCCCTTAGTTCCACGATGACGGAATCCTGCTCGTCGTGCGGATTGAGAAAGCCCGCCAGAACGGCGTCCTCCCTGCTCATCAGGAAGGCCCCGGCGTCGAGCTGACTCTCAATATGCCGGGGCGTAAGGGATACGCGCTCTTTTTCCCGGCAACGGACAGGGGAATCAAAGAGGCCGAAACTGTTGCGCGGAACGTCTTTCATGTCGAACTCCTTTCGGGTTGTTGAATTACCAGCGGCATCGTTTGCGCCAGAGGGTTTCGGTGTATCTGCTCTCCCGGCGTCTGCCCATGAACGCCGTGCGTATCGCCCTGAGACAGGCAAGAGGCGACATGCCGGAGCGTTGAACAAAGAACAGGGCCACAATGCCCAGGCAGGCAATGGCCGCCGTCCACCAGGACCAGTGGAACAGCCACAGCGCCAGGGGAAAGATGGCACGGGCGTCCAGAATGAAAATTTTCGGCGTGAGACCGGTATCCCGCCAGAGAACTTCACCGTTCATGACGTTTCCTCCAGAGCGAGTGCGTGGGACGGACTGTTTTGCCTTGCCTTGCGCTCCGCCAGAATGGCCTGATAGATGTCCCTGCCTATGTGGCCTCCGGCATAGGCGCGTTCGGCGGCATCCTGTATGCGCTGGCCGGAGGAGGAAAGCAGTTCTTCGGCCTGCGGAATCAGACGTTCCAGGGGCGTGTTCAGCAGGGTTTCCCGGATTTCGGGAGTGAAGGCCAGATATTCGCGCAGCGCCGTGCGTCCGCTGTTGTCCGGCAACGGAACGAGACGCTGGGAAATGATGAGCCTGAGACTGGAAATGAGCGTCGCCGTGATTTGCAGCCTTTCCGCAATGGGAAAGACGTTGATGATGCGGGAAAGGGTTTCCGGTACGGAGCGCGTATGCACCGTGGAATAGGCGGCAACGCCTATTTCCGCGCTTTCGATCATGCCCCGGAGCGTATCGGGATCACGGCTTTCCCCGATGAGCACCACGTCCGGCGCCGTGCGCGTTGAGTTGCGCGTGGCCGTAAGAAACGATTTCAGATGTTCGGGAATGGTGCTTTGCGATACCGGGCCTCCGGGGTTCGGTATGGCGTCAAAGTCGAATTCTATGGGGGATTCATAGGTGCTGACGTTGCGCCCGCCCTTTTCAATGATGCGTCGAAGAATGGCGGCGAGCAGTGTGCTTTTTCCGCTTCCCATGACGCCTGTGACCAGAACCAGGCCGTTGGACGGCATGGCATGGTCCAGAATTTCCTGTTCCACATGCAGGTCTTCCAGGGCCGGGGGCATGGAAGGAATGGCACGGAACACGATTTTGACGCCGGTGGAATAGCCGTCGGCCACCGGGGTGGCATTGCCGCGATAGCGGCGGCGCACACCTCGGCTTTCCTCGATTTCATGGGCAAAGTCATAGTCCGACTGGCCGGACTTGATGAGCGCGGCCACGGAATTGTTCCGGGTCAGACGTTCCAGTGCGGACAGAAGTTCATCGGTCGTAATGGCCCGCTGCGTGACCATCCGCCATGTTCCGTTGAGGCGCATCCATGCCGGAAGCGCGGAACGCAGGCACAGGTCGGACATGCCGCAACGGGTTCCCCAGAGCAGCAGGTCGTTGATGCCCGCATAGTCCCAGCGGATACGCGGTTCACGAGGATACCAGCCGGGATTCGTCATGGTCATTTTCTCCCCTTTTTTACGGAAGGAGACGGGGCGACCGTGAAGGATGACGGCGCGGTAATCCGATAAACGCGCTGGCCGATGTTCAGCTTGTTTCCGTTGTCCGTGGTGTGCATTCCCAGGTCGGAAGAGGCGGTGCTGATGCGGCTCAGAAGATGCTGGGCCGTGAGCAGATGATACAGCATGGCTCCGCGATAGCTCCGCACCATCCGCGCCACGTTGTCCGCGTAAAGCTGATCCGCCTCTTTCAGCCCCTGTGTCCAGGCATCACGCACGGCGCGTCGCCAGATGGCCCGCTCTTCGCTGTTTTTGGGCAGAACGGCGGGGTTCGGTTTTTCCGGTTCGGGAAAATCGTCCATCATCAGAAAGGTTCGCCAGTGAGGAACAACCGCGATGTACTGTGCCGGTTCAAGCATTTCATAAGTCGCTTTTGCTGCTGTCGCGGTTCCCGGCTCTTCAATCCGCATGGAGGCTCCGGCCCGTGCCAGAAGCGGCGGCATGATGAGGGCTTCCCCCTGCGTCAGAACAAGCGGCGTGAAGTTGAAGGCGGCATCCATGATGGTACTGAACTCTTCGGTTCTGGCGGCAAGCTGTCGGTAGCGCCAGGTTATGGCCGTCTGAAACGTAACAAGCCGGGCCGCCTCCTTGATGGCTCTGGGGCGCATGAGCTTGACGGCGGTATGCTCTTTTTCACTGCCGCCTTTCATTTCCAGAAGTTCCGCCAGCTCGTCGGGATCGCCTTTGCGCGGTCCCGAAGCGGGGTCGGCGGGAACATGCACGGCCAGGTATTGCCCGTTGCCGTCTTCAGCATAGGAGGCGTCGTAGGGGGTGAAGGCATGGTCGTCGTTTGTTTTGTCCGCTGCTTTCGGCGCATTGACCGTGCCGGGGGGAACGGGCACGGGAGTCGTGGGGGCATTTTGCGGGAGCATTCCCGCGCACCCGGTCAGAGAGACGGCTGCGATGAAGGCCAGCAGAAGAGAAGCCGCCTTCCGGGGACCGAAAAGACGAAGCCGAAGCGCAGGGATGAGACGGGCGAACATCGTCATGAATGAAGCTCCTTACCGGTGGTTCTTGCCAGCGTGAGAACGCGGTTGATGGGGTCGAAACGCACGGCGGCCTGGGGCTGTATCTGCCATGCGATGTCTTCCAGAAGTTCATGCGCGGGACGGTTCAGCCCATGCACCACCACGGTCATGACCTGTGCGGAGGGTGTTCCCGCTTCCCTGTAGCGAAAGCCGAGTTGCAGGCAGATTTCCTTGAGCGCTCCTTCCACGGGTCCCGTCCAGGTAATGGAGACAGGCAGATTCAGCGAAGGGTCGGAAGGCTGCAGCAGAGGCCGCAAGCCCTGTCCGCGCAGTCTGGCGATCATGGCGAGTTCCCCATGAGCCTGTTCTGCCGCGTGTCCCAGGGTGGTTGATACGAAATCGGCGGGCGGAGGAGCGGAAGACTGCTCCCTTCCCACGCAGGCGGCGAGAAAAAGACAGCATAAACACAGCACAAGGTTGCGGAACATGATGGACCTCCTTTATGGATGAAAAGACACACCCCGTCCGCCTTACGGGCGATGGGAAACGACGCCGACTCCTTGCAGCAGCCAGCGACCGAACGGCAGAAAACGGCGGTTACGCAAGAGGGAAATGCGCCAGAGCGTCGTGAGGATTCCAAGAAGACATGGCAGAGAGATGAGACAGAGGGCGATGACGGACAGCATGGTTCGCTGCCATATCGCCGCCAGAGCGCAGAGGATGACGGGAGCGATAAAAAGCGGAACGCGCAGACGCAGCACCCTGATGACGCCGGGAATATCCGCGTCGTCGGCGATGCCCCAGGCGGCAAGCAGCAGAGAAAAGTCCTGAGCAACCGCGTGTTGTTCCTGGGAAGAGCGATGACTGCGGAAAAAAGCGACACGGGCACAAAGTCTGTTCCGAAGAAGGGAACATTGCAGCCTAGACTCGCAAAGAGCGGTAACAAAAGCCGTGGTCGAGAGATACTTTTTCATAGGCGTCAGCTTCTGAAGTTATCCTGTGATACTCGTGAAGTCTGGGAAACTCCTGACGGCGATTGCGTCGGCATCGCGTGCCCGGAGCCGGGGTTGTTCCATTGCCTCGAAATGTCGCCGCGAAGCTCTCTTGCGCCCTGCGCCCCGGAGCTGACGGTATTGGTGGAGGCGATGAAGATGCTCTTGACTCCGGCCTGGTCTTCCTTTTCTCCCAGCCCGTGGATTTGCTGACCTATCCAGCTGGTCACATGCTCCGGCAGGTAATGGATGAGGGAGAAGAACTTGTTGGCCGCCATGATGACGACGATGCCGAGGATGACCAGCATGGAGAACGTGCCGGTAATGCCGAGAATTTTGGTTTGTGCGGTTCCGGCGACGAACATCTCAAAGCTGGCTCCGAGAAGTCTGCCGAGGACATTCATGAGAATGACGGCGGCAAAGAATCCCGCCACCATCAGAGGAGGACGGATGATGATGGCAAGGAGAAGAAAATAGCCTCTTTTGCCGTGCTGACCGGCAGCGCCGTCTCCGTCGGGCAGCGCATGGGCGCACAGCCAGAGCGGGGCCGCGATCAGGGCTTCCACAATGAGGATGATCCAGCCCACCAGGGCCGAAATCCAGCGGATGAAGGGAATGGCGGGCAGGTAGTATGCCAGCGCCAGCCCGTACAGCAGAAGGGGAAGAAAAACGGCGAACAGGGCAAAGGAGATATACTTGTCCAGATTCGGAATGGCCTTGCCTACGAGGGGCAGCTCCTTGCCCATGGAGTGCGCCACATCCACGACGCCGAGAGCCGAGGCCAGCCCCCATGCCGTACCGATGAAGTAGTCCCCCACATTGGAAATCGCCATGATGGGGTCCTGGCTGGAGAGCTTTTCAACGGCAATGGGCAGAATGTTTGCGGCGACCAGCTGATTCAACGTGGCCCGCAGCCAGTTGGTCAGCTCGTCAAAGGCCCGGCCTTCATCCGTCACGGACGGCGTGGCCGTGATGTCCGTGATTCCCCTTCGGCTGGAATAGGCGGTCTTGATATAGTTTGCCACACGTTCCTTCGCGGCTTCATAGTCCTGCAGGCCGTGCGTCCAGGCATACAGTTCGGAGACGGTATATTGGTGCGGGCTGTAGGTGAT
This is a stretch of genomic DNA from Desulfovibrio piger. It encodes these proteins:
- a CDS encoding DNA topoisomerase 3, whose protein sequence is MRLFIAEKPNLGKAIARGLGGGRTEQGCIRCGDNIVTWCFGHLLEPAYPEAYCPEYAQWRREHLPIIPSSWKYVVKRTSKAQLDTIGKLLRDAASVVHAGDPDREGQLLVDEVLEHFRYRGPVFRIWLPSLDDRSVSIALGNITDNAANAPLRDAARARMMADWLVGINATRALTITGRENGRTEVLSLGRVQTPTLALVVARDREIAHFKPSDYFVLRASIIHPHGECSVTFVPSDSQDGLDSSGRLVDLAQVAAVLESVNGKEGTVLESLREKKTRPAPLPHCLSSLQKSASARLGMSAKRVLDVAQSLYEKKLTTYPRTDCRYLPEEQHGEAASILSRLAGVSGLEQLAGKADSRLKSTVWNTKKITAHHAIIPTGEPAESLAGEERALFLLIATAYCLQFHPPMRYEAQKIAVALGDTRWEASGRRLLEAGWTALSRDDDDSDEQEQELLPLMEQGDAVRCRNAESVRKKTSPPSRFSEGSLIDAMAHVHLLVKDGQAKATLKESKGLGTEATRANIIETLKERGYLVAEKKSIVSTPLGQEIIDLTPPALKDPITTAAWEDQLEAIAQGKGSLDAFLSEQKRLLPTLLAPILERKASPAHVCPDCGAALQRRKRKKDDSWFWSCSAYPDCKTILPDDNGKPGSPRPKPTLSEHACKACGKPLVLRSSAKGKFYGCSDYPRCKQIYPVGENGAPVFEGRKGRKEQ
- a CDS encoding lytic transglycosylase domain-containing protein, producing the protein MRALCLFLSILCLSPGMAFSAERAKVVVPMTRPLTTGCVLDAARASGMPPAALFGLLATEGGSMGEALSNTNGTWDLGCFQINTVHVNELAAMGIAPETLLRDGCVNAYAAAWLLRKEYERTGDLWLAIGTYHSRTPHRRDAYIRKVRTNLEELRRRGIFSLSSLQEAQQ
- a CDS encoding type IV secretory system conjugative DNA transfer family protein; the protein is MTMFARLIPALRLRLFGPRKAASLLLAFIAAVSLTGCAGMLPQNAPTTPVPVPPGTVNAPKAADKTNDDHAFTPYDASYAEDGNGQYLAVHVPADPASGPRKGDPDELAELLEMKGGSEKEHTAVKLMRPRAIKEAARLVTFQTAITWRYRQLAARTEEFSTIMDAAFNFTPLVLTQGEALIMPPLLARAGASMRIEEPGTATAAKATYEMLEPAQYIAVVPHWRTFLMMDDFPEPEKPNPAVLPKNSEERAIWRRAVRDAWTQGLKEADQLYADNVARMVRSYRGAMLYHLLTAQHLLSRISTASSDLGMHTTDNGNKLNIGQRVYRITAPSSFTVAPSPSVKKGRK
- a CDS encoding DotD/TraH family lipoprotein (Members of this family include DotD of type IVB secretion systems and TraH of plasmid conjugative plasmid systems, both lipoproteins.); protein product: MFRNLVLCLCCLFLAACVGREQSSAPPPADFVSTTLGHAAEQAHGELAMIARLRGQGLRPLLQPSDPSLNLPVSITWTGPVEGALKEICLQLGFRYREAGTPSAQVMTVVVHGLNRPAHELLEDIAWQIQPQAAVRFDPINRVLTLARTTGKELHS
- the icmT gene encoding IcmT/TraK family protein translates to MNGEVLWRDTGLTPKIFILDARAIFPLALWLFHWSWWTAAIACLGIVALFFVQRSGMSPLACLRAIRTAFMGRRRESRYTETLWRKRCRW
- a CDS encoding ArdC family protein, translating into MSEQPRERKNRFQISREVQEEFVNGIAETMLSLAEKAGDWQRGWTSDTPVGMPFCPVTGREYSGANLVRLLLTTIVRGYADDRWMTFNQLQSFQNAHPELQMNIRKGERGVKVLRPEEVAYIVEENGAWKFLTREELRRIEEMKDRGQDVPDVQRKTLFYPFTVFNAAQIEGFPAKERPAHAMTQIERHEMVERFIASSGVHVRHYGGDPCFNMEKNEVALPYPERFSGTDEYYAAKLHEFFHATGHETRENRQLKNAQTIKSYAFEEMRAEMFSMLAGAHLALPMPETNSAAYIANWNQKFSGGDVKAVFQAASEAAKILTVLHQFESDEQPAARWFPRREAWPELVELQKQRDAACGVSFHAEESSGSQVFERLSRNSAFSEPLSFTEAAVAFKNTDNPVTKTRLILQNPDFLNLALKQDPDSVMELAALFDKMAHVLHMEMDDKLRPAPGALEHNAPLLEQQAASAQRMRI
- a CDS encoding type IV pilus twitching motility protein PilT, which gives rise to MTMTNPGWYPREPRIRWDYAGINDLLLWGTRCGMSDLCLRSALPAWMRLNGTWRMVTQRAITTDELLSALERLTRNNSVAALIKSGQSDYDFAHEIEESRGVRRRYRGNATPVADGYSTGVKIVFRAIPSMPPALEDLHVEQEILDHAMPSNGLVLVTGVMGSGKSTLLAAILRRIIEKGGRNVSTYESPIEFDFDAIPNPGGPVSQSTIPEHLKSFLTATRNSTRTAPDVVLIGESRDPDTLRGMIESAEIGVAAYSTVHTRSVPETLSRIINVFPIAERLQITATLISSLRLIISQRLVPLPDNSGRTALREYLAFTPEIRETLLNTPLERLIPQAEELLSSSGQRIQDAAERAYAGGHIGRDIYQAILAERKARQNSPSHALALEETS
- a CDS encoding DotA/TraY family protein, which produces MASELPATSEILLPTDASKQILDTFLGQGWDTWGAGLGGSQASELMLQIFSAFNLVALAVISALFLWVMALAVAGTAHEGVPFGKRFSSLWMPLRFVGAMGALAPIFKGLSLFQVAILACIGFSINLGNFVWELGTDYFVEHAGQITVQAPDQNVTHYAAITNGALESLTLQYYLNERRGMNIPPGGEWNYKSNWFRSGGEYQFLFNGNAGSIQVSCVDESDALCRGKVNAVGTAISALSSVAQQLADPETPSSSIDPRALHSAANQVNETILSELQSYAGQGQLQSKLADFQENSAQYGWLIAGSSYWSIAWINQEVREAMYSGITYSPHQYTVSELYAWTHGLQDYEAAKERVANYIKTAYSSRRGITDITATPSVTDEGRAFDELTNWLRATLNQLVAANILPIAVEKLSSQDPIMAISNVGDYFIGTAWGLASALGVVDVAHSMGKELPLVGKAIPNLDKYISFALFAVFLPLLLYGLALAYYLPAIPFIRWISALVGWIILIVEALIAAPLWLCAHALPDGDGAAGQHGKRGYFLLLAIIIRPPLMVAGFFAAVILMNVLGRLLGASFEMFVAGTAQTKILGITGTFSMLVILGIVVIMAANKFFSLIHYLPEHVTSWIGQQIHGLGEKEDQAGVKSIFIASTNTVSSGAQGARELRGDISRQWNNPGSGHAMPTQSPSGVSQTSRVSQDNFRS